Proteins from a single region of Gossypium arboreum isolate Shixiya-1 chromosome 1, ASM2569848v2, whole genome shotgun sequence:
- the LOC108483688 gene encoding uncharacterized protein LOC108483688, whose protein sequence is MAHLLPLRVFLSSQTQETPSKPLKLSKRSNNHKTSISTAKKGLLSPSHKMHKLNLEVSPHRAVSAVRLMRIEFGGAFADLLNEKGKGSGDNEMGYVERTLGFRTRDLDDRDLRLVTDIVGGTIRWRRYLDHLIGSLCHDESMFRSMEPLLLQILRIGFYEIVKLNMPPYAVVDENVKLAKVALRPGAGNMVNGILRKLVLVKENNSLALPKLEGDSRTQARALATLYSHPVWMVRRWTKYLGQEEAIQLMMWNNSDPSFSLRANAAKGITRDDLVMQLNSLKVPHEVSLHLDDFFRVKIGLQNVIRAGWLKEGLCSVQDESAGLVVSVVDPQPGEDIIDCCAAPGGKTLYMASRLRGKGKVHAIDINKGRLRILKETAKLQKVDGVVDTIHADLRTFAENSPMKSGKVLLDAPCSGLGVLSKRADLRWNRRLEDMKQLKNLQDELLDAASTFVSSGGVLIYSTCSIDPEENEDRVEAFLVRHPEFRIDPVNRYVPSDFVTKQGFYFSDPVKHSLDGAFAARLVRTL, encoded by the exons ATGGCACACCTGCTGCCACTTCGCGTATTCCTTTCTTCACAGACACAGGAAACTCCCTCCAAGCCATTGAAACTTTCCAAGAGAAGTAACAATCATAAAACATCCATTTCAACTGCTAAAAAAG GTCTTCTCAGTCCCTCGCACAAAATGCACAAGTTGAATTTGGAGGTTTCTCCCCATAGAGCTG TATCTGCTGTGAGGTTGATGAGAATTGAGTTTGGTGGTGCATTTGCTGACCTTTTAAATGAGAAAGGAAAGGGTTCTGGAGATAATGAGATGGGATATGTGGAAAGAACTCTTGGTTTCCGTACCCGTGATTTAGATGATCGAGATCTTAGATTG GTTACAGATATCGTTGGTGGTACCATTCGCTGGAGGAGATATCTTGACCATTTAATTGGATCCCTATGTCATGATGAAAGTATGTTTAGAAGCATGGAACCACTTCTGTTACAG ATTCTCCGAATCGGTTTCTATGAAATTGTCAAGCTTAATATGCCACCATATGCTGTTGTAGATGAG AATGTAAAACTTGCAAAGGTTGCTCTTCGACCTGGTGCTGGTAACATGGTCAATGGGATTCTCCGGAAGTTAGTTTTGGTTAAG GAAAATAACTCCCTTGCTCTACCCAAATTGGAAGGTGACAGTCGCACACAAGCACGTGCTCTTGCTACTCTATATTCTCATCCTGTT TGGATGGTAAGACGATGGACAAAGTATCTTGGACAAGAAGAGGCAATTCAGCTAATGATGTGGAACAATAGTGATCCCAGTTTTAGCTTAAG GGCAAATGCTGCAAAGGGAATTACTAGAGATGACCTAGTGATGCAGCTTAATTCCTTGAAG GTCCCGCATGAGGTTTCTTTGCATTTGGATGATTTTTTCCGTGTAAAAATTGGTTTGCAG AATGTCATACGAGCAGGGTGGCTGAAAGAAGGTCTCTGTTCTGTCCAGGATGAAAGTGCAG GTCTTGTAGTTTCTGTTGTAGATCCTCAACCTGGTGAGGACATTATCGACTGTTGTGCTGCTCCTGGAGGAAAGACTCTTTACATGGCATCTCGTTTGAGGGGCAAAG GCAAAGTGCATGCAATTGACATAAACAAAGGCCGTTTAAGAATTCTTAAAGAGACAGCCAAGTTGCAAAAAGTTGATGGTGTTGTTGACACAATCCATGCCGATCTTCGTACTTTTGCT gaaaatAGTCCAATGAAATCTGGTAAAGTTTTGTTGGATGCCCCTTGTTCTGGACTCGGTGTTCTCTCCAAG AGAGCAGATTTGCGTTGGAATAGAAGATTAGAAGATATGAAACAACTTAAGAATCTGCAGGATGAACTCCTTGATGCAGCATCCAC ATTTGTGAGCTCAGGTGGGGTATTAATATACAGTACTTGCTCCATTGACCCTGAAGAGAACGAAGACAGGGTGGAAGCTTTTCTTGTCAGGCATCCT GAATTCAGAATAGATCCTGTGAATAGATATGTGCCATCTGATTTTGTTACAAAACAAGGCTTCTATTTCTCTGATCCTGTAAAGCATTCCCTAGATGGAGCCTTTGCAGCTCGTCTTGTTCGGACTTTGTGA